Within the Saccharopolyspora gloriosae genome, the region CACGCCGGGATCGGTGTGCTGCACGTGCAGCTCCACCGAGGCGGGCAGCTCCACGTAGAGCGGCTCACCCTCGTGACGCGCGATGACCACGTTGCTGTTCTCCAGCATGTAGTCCGCGGCGTCACCGACCACGCCGCGCGAAACCTGGACCTGGTCGTAGGTGTCCTGATCCATGAACACGAAGTCGGTGCCGTCGTCGTACAGGTACGTCATCTCGCGACGGTCCACGTTCGCGGTCTCGACCTTCACGCCTGCGTTGAAGGTCCTGTCCACGGTCTTGCCGGAGAGCACGTTCTTCAGCGTGGTGCGCACGAAGGCGCCGCCCTTGCCCGGCTTGACGTGCTGGAAGTTCACAACTGACCAGAGCTGGCCGTCGATCTTGAGCACGAGTCCGTTCTTGAGGTCGTTCGTGGATGCCACGTGTCCGGTCTCTCCATGTGATGCGGGCTGCGGTTGACTCGCTGAGGCGATTGCGGCGCCGCCGCTCAGCTGTCGGCCGCACGCGCACCGCGCTCAGACGGCGACGAGCTCCTTGGTCGTCAAGGTGAGGAGTTCCGGCGTGCTCTCGCGCACGGCCAGGGTGTCCTCGATGCGGACCCCGCCACGCTCCGGCAAGTACACGCCGGGTTCGACGGTGACCACCATCCCCTCTTCGATCCTACCGTCCCCCCGCTGCGACAACGCCGGTGCCTCATGGATCTCGAGCCCCACCCCGTGACCGAGGCTGTGCGGGTAGTGCTCGCCGTGCCCCGCGTCGGCGATCACCTTGCGGGCCGCGCCGTCCACGTCGCGCACGTCGGCGCCCACTCGCACCGCGTCCCGCCCGGTGGCCTGCGCCGCGTGCACCAGCTGGTAGATCTCGCGCTGCCAGTCGGCCGGGGCACCCAGCACGACGGTGCGGGTCATGTCCGAGTGGTAGCCGCCGATGAGGGCGCCGAAGTCCATCTTCACGAAGTCGCCGACGGCCAGCGGAGCCGACGTGGGCCGGTGGTGCGGGATCGCGGAGTGCGCTCCCGCGGCGACGATCGTGTCGAACGCCGGGCCTGCGGCCCCGTGCTCCAGCATCCGCGCCTCCAGCTCGCGGGCCACCTCCAGCTCGGTGCGGCCGGCGCGCAGCCCGCCGTGCTCGATGAGGTCGGCCAGCGCGCGGTCGGCGGCGGCGCAGGCCATCCGGATCGCGTCCACCTCCGCTGCGTCCTTCACCAGCCGGAGGCGCTCGACCAAGCCGGGAGCGCGGGTGAGCTCGATGCCCGGCGCGGCCGACGCCAGCGAATCGTGGCCGTCGACCGTCACGTGCCGGCTCTCGAACCCGGTGCGCCGGTAGCGATCCGGTGTCTTGGCGGTGTGTTCGGCGAGGACGATCTCGCTGGGCCGCTCGATGATCCGCTCCAGGTCCGGGACCTGCTCGGCCGCCTGGGTCAGGTAGCGGCCGTCGGTGCTGAACACGGTGGCCCGTTCGGAACCCGGCTCGTCGGCGGTGTGCACCACGAGCGCCGCCTGCGAGCCGGTGAACCCGGTGAGGTAGCGGATGTTGAGCAGGTCGGTCACCAGGATGGCGTCGAGGTCGGCTTCGTGGAGCAGTTCACGCAGGGCATGGCGGCGGCGGGAGTGGGTCTCGGGCATGCGCACCACCCTAACGACGGAGGCCGCGCGGTCGCCTTCATAGCGGGAAGGCGCCAACTCCGCCCGCCGTCCACCGTCCGTCCCGCCCGCACCGCCGCGACCGAGCGACGAGGTGATCTCGCCGCACGCCACCGAAGCCGGACCGATTCTGAGTGAACGGACCGTTCGCCCAACAGGATTGGACGAACGGTCCGTTCACCCGCCCCCACCCCGATGCACCGGCCGAGCACCTCCAGCGGGATGGAGTGAACGGACCGTTGGTCCAACGAGATTGGTCGAACGGTCCGTTCACTCGGAACCAGTGCGCGCCACGCAGCCGGACCAACACCGAGACACGGGATTCGGACTGAGTGAACGGCCCGTTCGACCAACCGGATTGGACGAACGGGCCGTTCACTTCAGGCGCTGGGGTGAGCGTCAGCGGAGGTCGCCGGTGTGGGGGCGGGAGTTCCACGTTCGCTGGTCGGTGTCGGACACCGGCGAACCGTTGGCTTCGGCCGTGTCCGGGCCGATCGTCCACATCCGGCCGTGGTCGTCGGCGATGGCGAGTTCGCCCGCCGGGGAGCGCAGCACCGGTGCCCCGGCGCGGATGGTGCCTTCGGCGGGCACGGCCTCCAGCGCCGGAATCCGTTCGTCGAGCACCCGGCGCACCATCGTCTCCGCGACCGAGCGGCGTTCCACGCTCACTTTCCGGCCGCCGCGCACCACGTCCACGGTCCGCTGCGGGGACGGGACGCCGAACGCCTCCAGCACCCCGCGCGCCCGGTCCGGATCCGCGCAGCCGTGCACTTCCGGCACGTCCAGGCCGAACGAGTGCAACGAGGTGGGCGCCGGGTTCGACTCGGTCGCCCGCAGCAAGTCCACCGGAACCGTGCCGCACGGGTCCGAAGTGGACGTCGGGGTGTGGCCATCATCGGTGCGGACCAGGCCGGGGCCTTCTCGCCACGGTCCCGGCAGCAGCAACGGCGCGTACGGGTGGCCGGTGAAATCGCGGTCCCAGAAGGTGATCGTCGTTCCCCGCTCCGTCTGGTGCGCGATCGCGAACGCCCGCAGCGCGTCGCTCCACATCCAGTCCGCGCTGAACGCGTCCACCACCGATCGGCGCCGCGGCACGTTCGTGGTGCCCGTGGGTTCGAAACCGGAATCCGTCAGCGCCTGCACCCGGTCGGAGAACTCCGCGTCCCTTGCTCGCAGCACGAACTGCCCCGCGCCGTTCCAGCCCGCGCCGGAGGCGGTGGTGTCGGTCAACATCAGGTAGAACCAGCCGTCCAGGAACAACGCCGACGGCTGGCCCGCCCCGTAGTCGTTGTCGCGGCGCACCTCGCCGGACGCGCGCACGATCGGATCGCCGCCCGCCTCCCGCCGCCAGGCCCTGCCGTCGTCGCTGCTCGCGACGCCGATCGCGTTGCCGTGGGCGTGCTCCCCTGCCGCGCCCGTGTAGTACAGGTGGAACCGGCCGCCGGTCCGCAGCACCGAGGGGTCGCAGGTGTGCTTGCCGTCGAACGCACCGGGCTCACCCGTGAACACCGGCACCGCCGGAGCTCCGGAGAAGTCGAACTCGCCTTGCAGGTCACCGGATTCGGCGAAGAGCACGTCGTCGCCCGCGGGGGCGACCGACGGGAGCTGGCTGCACCACCAGGCCCGGTACCGCATGCCTTCGCCGTCGGGTTCGGCCAGCACCGTCGGCCCGTAGTTGTAGGGCGCAGGGTTCCCGCCGGAGGCCACCACCGACTCGCTCGACCGCTCGTTCGCGGTGCGCAGGGTCGTCGTCTGCAAGCTGCGCTCGGCGGGCTGCTCGACCCGCAGCGGAGGTGTCCCGGGCGCGCAGGCGGCGCTCAGCACGAAGACCACGCCGAGCGGAGCCATCCTGCGTCCCCACCGGGACAGGCGGAACCGGTCGACCATGTGCGGAAAGAGCCTTCCCCCGTACGATCTCCCGCCACCCCGCGGGAATCCCGGCCACCGCCGGGCAAGACCAAGTCTAGACGTGCGTTTTTGATCTTCACCCGGTCAGCGGCGAAACCGCTGAGCGCGATCGCCCAAGACACCGGCACCGCCGCGGGATCTCAGCTGTTTCCCTCGCGAGGACAGGGATTTCCGTCGTCGCGGAGCCACGGTGAAATCGGCCCCGCAGCGAGCAAGCAGCACCCGGACACCAAAGCACCAAGACCGGCTCACGCCCGCGCGGAATATTCCTCCGCGATCCACCGCAGGGCGAGGGTGTAGCCGCGGACGCCCAGACCGACCAGCACCCCGGTAGCGATCTCCGACAGGTAGCTGTGGGAGCGGAAGTCCTCCCGCTTGTGCACGTTGGAGAGGTGGACCTCCAGCAGCGGCCCCGTCAGCTGCGAGCACGCGTCTCGGACCGCGATCGAATAGTGCGTCCACGCGGCGGCGTTGAGCACCACCGGAACGCCCGCGTCGGCCGCCTCGTGCAGCCAGCCCAGCATCTCGCCCTCGTGGTCGGTCTGCCGGACCTCCACCTCCAGGCCCAGTTCCGCGCCGGTGCGCTCGCACAGCGCGACCAGGTCCGCGTAGGTCGTGGAGCCGTAGATCGACGGTTCCCGCGTGCCGAGCCTGCCCAGGTTCGGGCCGTTGAGCACCAGTGCCCTCACAGGAAGACCTCCGAACCGGCCTGCTTGCGTTCGCCGCCGGTCAGCGCCGAGTACGCCGCCGCCACCAGCGACGGGTCCGGGCCTTCCAGCCTGCCGGGCTTCGCGATGCCGTCGAGCACCACGAACCGCAGCACCCCGGAGCGGGACTTCTTGTCCAGCTTCATCGACTCCAGCAGCTGCCCCAGCGCATCCGGGTCGTAGGAGGTCGGCAGGCCCAGCAGGTCCAGCACTCGCTTGTGCCGATCCGCGGTCTCGTCGTCGAGGCGTCCCGCCAGCCGGGCCAGTTCGGCGGCGAACACCAGGCCGACGCTGACCGCCGCTCCGTGGCGCCACCGGTAGCGTTCACGGCGCTCGATGGCGTGCGCCAAGGTATGGCCGTAGTTGAGGATCTCCCGCCGATCCGATTCGTACAGGTCCGCGGCGACCACCTCGGCCTTCACCTGGATGGAGCGCCGCACCAGTTCGCCGAGCACCTCGCCCGTCGGGTCCAGCGCCGCTTCCGGGTCCTGCTCGATCAGTTCGAGGATGCGCGGGTCGGCGATGAAGCCGGTCTTGACGATCTCCGCGCTGCCCGCGATGAGTTCGTTGCGCGGCAGGCTCTCCAGCGTCGCCAGGTCCACCATGACCGCGGCCGGTTCGTGGAACATGCCGACGAGGTTCTTGCCCGCCTCGGTGTTGATGCCGGTCTTGCCGCCGACGGCGGCGTCCACCATGCCCAGCAGGGTGGTCGGCACGTGCACCACGCGGACACCGCGCATCCAGGTCGCCGCGATGAACCCGGCCACATCGGTCACGGCGCCGCCGCCGAAGGAGACGACGACACCGGAGCGGTCCATGCCGATCTTGCCGAGGACCTCCCAGCAGAAACCGGCCACGGCGAGGCTCTTGCCCTCTTCCGCGTCGGGGATCTCGACTCGGTGGGCGTCGACGCCTGCCTCGGCCAGTTCCTCGCGCACCGTCTCCACGGTCGCGGTGATGCTCGGCTGGTGCAGCAGTGCCACCACCGAGGTTCCGGTCAGCAACTCGACGAGGTCACCGAGCAGTCCGTGGCCCACCACCACGTCGTAGGGCTGCTGGGACTCGACCCTGATCCGCACCGGCTCGGGCATCGTTCTCCACTCATTCAGTCGCGACTCGGCAACACCGGGACGGCGAGGTCCCGTGGCGTTCACTCGCGATTATTCACGCTTCGTCGACGTGGACGGCGCCGCCCGGGCGAATCTCGTCGAGTTTGCCCGCCACCAGTTCCACCAGGCGCCACGGTTCCAGGCCGTCGGTGGGTTGTTCCACGTCGGCGGCTTCCCGGTACAGCGGCAGGCGTGCGTCGAGCAGTGCCTTGAACGTCGCGCGGGGATTCACCCCGGCCAGCAGCGGGCGGGCGGTCTGCGCCAATCCGGTTCGCCGGGCTCCTTCGGCGAGGCCGACGGTCAGGAACACCACGGGGTGATCGGCGAGCAGTTCGCGGGTGCGTTCGGAGATCACCGCGCCGCCGCCGAGCGACACCACTCCGGGATGCTCGGCGAGTGCGGTGGCCACGGCCTGCTCCTCCAGCTCGCGGAACGCCGGTTCGCCGTCGACGGTGAAGATCTCCGGGATCGGTTTGCCCGCCAGGCGCACCACGTCGTCGTCGGTGTCGCGGAACTCAACTCCGAGGTGGTCGGCGAGCAATCGGCCCACCGTCGTCTTCCCGGAGCCCGGCGGTCCGACCACGACGGCACGCGGAGACATCAGCGCACCTGCCGCTTCTCGGCTCGTTCGGCCAGCGCCGCGAGGTAGCCCTCGACGTTGCGGCGGGTCTCCGGCAGCGAGTCGCCGCCGAACTTCTCCAGCACGGCCTCGGCCAGCACCAGCGCGACCATCGTCTCGGCGACCACAGCGGCCCTGGCACGGCGGTGATGTCGGAACGCTGGTGCATCGCCTGCGCCGGCTCACCGGTCTCGGTGTCCACGGTCGCCAGTGCGCGGGGCAGGCTGGAGATCGGCTTCTTCGCGGCGCGCACGATCAGCGGCTCGCCGTTGGTGATGCCGCCTTCGAGGCCGCCCGCGCGGTTGCTGCCACGGCTGACCCACTTGGCGCCGTCGGCCGGGTAGATCTCGTCGTGCGCGGCGCTGCCCCGGCGGGCGGCGTTCGCGAAGGCCTCGCCGATCTCCACGCCCTTGATCGCTTGGATGCTCATCAGCGCGCCGGCGAGCCGGGCGTCGAGCTTGCGGTCCCAGTGCACGTGCGAGCCGATGCCCGCGGGCAGGCCGTAGGCGATGACCTCGACGACGCCGCCGAGCGTGTCGCCATCGGCCTTGGCCGCGTCGACCTCGGCCATCATCCGCTCGGTCGCGTCGTCGCCGAACGCGCGAACCGGGTTCTCGTCGATCGCGGCCAGGTCGTCCGGGCCGGGCAGCGCCTCGCCCGCCACGCTGACGGCACCGAGGCTCACCACGTGGCTGACGATCTCCACGCCCAGCAGCTGGCGCAGGAAGCGGCGCGCGACGGTGCCTGCCGCGACACGGGCCGCGGTCTCGCGCGCGCTGGCGCGTTCCAGCACCGGCCGGGATTCCTCGAAGCCGTACTTCTGCATCCCGGGCAAGTCGGCGTGACCGGGGCGGGGCCGGGTCAGCGGCTCGTTGCGGGCCAGGCCGGACAGCACGTCCTCGTCCACCGGGTCGGCGGACATCACCTGTTCCCACTTGGGCCATTCGGTGTTGCCGATGCGGACGGCGACCGGGCCGCCCTGCGTCCGGCCGTGGCGCACCCCGCCGATGATCTCCAGCTCGTCGGATTCGAAGTTCATCCGCGGGCTGCGGCCGAAGCCGAGCTTGCGGCGCTCCAGCTGGGTCGCGATGTCAGCGGTGGTCACCTCCACTCCGGCGACCATGCCTTCCAGCACCGCCACCAGGGCGGGACCGTGCGATTCTCCGGCTGTCATCCAACGCAACACACTGGAAATCCTGCCACGCAGCACCTGCGCACGGCCGCTCCGGGTGCGGATCGGTCAACCACCTCCCGGAATCGGGCCGAACGACGTGACCAGCCAGGCGGGCAGCAGCATCGCCGGACCGTGCGCCACGGCCCGCTTCCGCGTGCAGCAGGCGTGCAGCACGGTGAGCACCGCGCTCGTCAGCACGCACCCGAGCACCGCGGGGACCGAGACCGCGCCCACCGCCGCGCCGAGCGAACCGGACAGCTTCACGTCGCCCGGCCCCAGCGCCGGAGGCGAGAGCATCCGCACCAGCGCGTAGCAGCTCGCGAACAGCACCGCGCCCAGCAGCGCGGAGACCAGCGGCGCGGGCTCCCCGACGACCACGGCCGCGCACCCGACGGCGGCGAGGGTGAACGGATAGGCGGGCAACGTCAGCACATCCGGCAACCGGGACGCGACGAGGTCGCACACCGCGAGCAGCACCCCGGCCCAGCCCAGCAGCAACGGCACCGGCGCCCACCACACCGGTAACGCTCCGGTCGCTGTGCGCGCGGCGACCAGCGCCCACAGCAATCCGACGCCGGCCTCGCAGCACCACCGCGGCGGCCGCACGCCGACGAGC harbors:
- a CDS encoding beta-xylosidase, with the protein product MAPLGVVFVLSAACAPGTPPLRVEQPAERSLQTTTLRTANERSSESVVASGGNPAPYNYGPTVLAEPDGEGMRYRAWWCSQLPSVAPAGDDVLFAESGDLQGEFDFSGAPAVPVFTGEPGAFDGKHTCDPSVLRTGGRFHLYYTGAAGEHAHGNAIGVASSDDGRAWRREAGGDPIVRASGEVRRDNDYGAGQPSALFLDGWFYLMLTDTTASGAGWNGAGQFVLRARDAEFSDRVQALTDSGFEPTGTTNVPRRRSVVDAFSADWMWSDALRAFAIAHQTERGTTITFWDRDFTGHPYAPLLLPGPWREGPGLVRTDDGHTPTSTSDPCGTVPVDLLRATESNPAPTSLHSFGLDVPEVHGCADPDRARGVLEAFGVPSPQRTVDVVRGGRKVSVERRSVAETMVRRVLDERIPALEAVPAEGTIRAGAPVLRSPAGELAIADDHGRMWTIGPDTAEANGSPVSDTDQRTWNSRPHTGDLR
- a CDS encoding shikimate kinase, with translation MSPRAVVVGPPGSGKTTVGRLLADHLGVEFRDTDDDVVRLAGKPIPEIFTVDGEPAFRELEEQAVATALAEHPGVVSLGGGAVISERTRELLADHPVVFLTVGLAEGARRTGLAQTARPLLAGVNPRATFKALLDARLPLYREAADVEQPTDGLEPWRLVELVAGKLDEIRPGGAVHVDEA
- the efp gene encoding elongation factor P, translating into MASTNDLKNGLVLKIDGQLWSVVNFQHVKPGKGGAFVRTTLKNVLSGKTVDRTFNAGVKVETANVDRREMTYLYDDGTDFVFMDQDTYDQVQVSRGVVGDAADYMLENSNVVIARHEGEPLYVELPASVELHVQHTDPGVQGDRSTGGTKPASLETGAEIQVPLFLNTGDKVKVDPRDGRYLGRVNTK
- a CDS encoding A24 family peptidase → MDQMSAFAVFCAGVVGAFAGRAGRSLLSSRLVGVRPPRWCCEAGVGLLWALVAARTATGALPVWWAPVPLLLGWAGVLLAVCDLVASRLPDVLTLPAYPFTLAAVGCAAVVVGEPAPLVSALLGAVLFASCYALVRMLSPPALGPGDVKLSGSLGAAVGAVSVPAVLGCVLTSAVLTVLHACCTRKRAVAHGPAMLLPAWLVTSFGPIPGGG
- the aroB gene encoding 3-dehydroquinate synthase — protein: MPEPVRIRVESQQPYDVVVGHGLLGDLVELLTGTSVVALLHQPSITATVETVREELAEAGVDAHRVEIPDAEEGKSLAVAGFCWEVLGKIGMDRSGVVVSFGGGAVTDVAGFIAATWMRGVRVVHVPTTLLGMVDAAVGGKTGINTEAGKNLVGMFHEPAAVMVDLATLESLPRNELIAGSAEIVKTGFIADPRILELIEQDPEAALDPTGEVLGELVRRSIQVKAEVVAADLYESDRREILNYGHTLAHAIERRERYRWRHGAAVSVGLVFAAELARLAGRLDDETADRHKRVLDLLGLPTSYDPDALGQLLESMKLDKKSRSGVLRFVVLDGIAKPGRLEGPDPSLVAAAYSALTGGERKQAGSEVFL
- the aroQ gene encoding type II 3-dehydroquinate dehydratase, which gives rise to MRALVLNGPNLGRLGTREPSIYGSTTYADLVALCERTGAELGLEVEVRQTDHEGEMLGWLHEAADAGVPVVLNAAAWTHYSIAVRDACSQLTGPLLEVHLSNVHKREDFRSHSYLSEIATGVLVGLGVRGYTLALRWIAEEYSARA
- a CDS encoding Xaa-Pro peptidase family protein, giving the protein MPETHSRRRHALRELLHEADLDAILVTDLLNIRYLTGFTGSQAALVVHTADEPGSERATVFSTDGRYLTQAAEQVPDLERIIERPSEIVLAEHTAKTPDRYRRTGFESRHVTVDGHDSLASAAPGIELTRAPGLVERLRLVKDAAEVDAIRMACAAADRALADLIEHGGLRAGRTELEVARELEARMLEHGAAGPAFDTIVAAGAHSAIPHHRPTSAPLAVGDFVKMDFGALIGGYHSDMTRTVVLGAPADWQREIYQLVHAAQATGRDAVRVGADVRDVDGAARKVIADAGHGEHYPHSLGHGVGLEIHEAPALSQRGDGRIEEGMVVTVEPGVYLPERGGVRIEDTLAVRESTPELLTLTTKELVAV